The Streptomyces collinus DNA segment TCACCGCACACGGCGGCGCCGGGTTCAGCGGCATCGGCACGGTCCGGCACGTCGTCTCGCGCGGGGTGCTGCTGGACGTCGCCCGGGCCCGCGGCACGGACCGGCTCGACGGCGGGTACGCGGTCACGCCCGAGGACCTGGACGCCGCCGAGGAGCTGGCCGGCACGCGGGTGCGGGCGGGGGACGTCGTGCTCGTGCGGACCGGGCAGATCCAGGCGTACCTGGCCGGGGACCGGCACGGCTACGCGTACCCCTCGCCGGGGCTGTCGATCCGGACACCGGAGTGGTTCCACGCGCACGATGTCGCGGCCGTCGCCGACGACACCCTGACCTTCGAGGTGTTCCCGCCCGAGGTGGAGGACCTCTGGCTGCCGGTGCACGCCCTCGATCTCGTGGAGATGGGCATGCCGCAGGGCCAGAACTGGAATCTCGAAAAGTTGTCCACAGCCTGTGGAGAAGCCGGGCGGTATGCCTTCCTGCTGACCGCCACCCCGGAGCCGTTCACCGGGGCGACCGGCTCTCCGGTGGCTCCCGTCGCCGTCCTGTAGGCCGCCGGCCCGGGGCCCGCCCGCCGGACGGCCGACGGACCGGTGCGACCGGGCCGCCACCCGCCGCACCGGCCGGGCCGCCATCCGCCGCAGCTGGATGGCGGCGCCGCGCTGCTCGCCCCGAGCACGACAGCGCGCGCCGCCACCCGACTCCGGCGCTCCCGCCCCGACTCCCCGCCCCTGAAGGGAGCCGACGCCGAATCACGACTCACACTCGCCGAGGGC contains these protein-coding regions:
- a CDS encoding cyclase family protein → MSLPDAFHDIAKRVNNWGRWGSDDEIGTLNLITDEVVRRAAATVRTGRRVPLALPLQQDGVQTGMIPGRVNPLHAMVQINQEIFGPGTVACSDDAVTMGLQAATHWDALSHVSHSGRLYNGRPAHTVTAHGGAGFSGIGTVRHVVSRGVLLDVARARGTDRLDGGYAVTPEDLDAAEELAGTRVRAGDVVLVRTGQIQAYLAGDRHGYAYPSPGLSIRTPEWFHAHDVAAVADDTLTFEVFPPEVEDLWLPVHALDLVEMGMPQGQNWNLEKLSTACGEAGRYAFLLTATPEPFTGATGSPVAPVAVL